The following proteins are co-located in the Nerophis ophidion isolate RoL-2023_Sa linkage group LG04, RoL_Noph_v1.0, whole genome shotgun sequence genome:
- the LOC133551813 gene encoding glycerophosphodiester phosphodiesterase domain-containing protein 5-like isoform X2 codes for MASTLVVLDGQDRRPFVSCLLRLYGCWWRRRQRSSAGPADCCCSKWEGAFLVLLVAAFCLTLIFLYFWVQVKNDYNDFDWFNFGNMGFWFPWTVVLLVIAAVFFSYTAMLMLLAICLLSHRQTLCLHWLHKMGVTVSLTFAVVATSVMSDLWSQGWSTLLLSFQVTAPYLHVGGVLLMTALAWPVALHFFCVGSTVRRGLILTVYLVFLSVVYLVPLGLYSPCIRPEGTLGPPPGLIAHRGAPMLAPENTLMAFEKAVEAGSDGLETDVTISFDGVPFLMHDRTLERTTDVRQVFPNRTDTSAAMFMWAELQSLNAGSWFLSSDPFNTASELGKEERLRAGNQSVCSLLDFLQLAARTDKLVIFDLYQPPEGHPYRMSWIQRTLDVIHKESSIRPSQVLWLPPELRDHVVNQYLDLQQTSGTELPLEELQRMRIVKLNLHYTSMSSERISAYMAMNISTNLYVISEAWLYSLAWCSGAHTVTTNNPQLFHAMRRPLFLMVAKAKSDWCWDAG; via the exons ATGGCGTCCACACTGGTCGTCCTCGACGGACAGGACCGCCGACCCTTCGTGTCGTGTTTGCTGAGATTGTACGGCTGCTGGTGGCGACGCCGGCAAAGAAGCAGCGCCGGACCGGCAGACTGCTGCTGTAGCAAG TGGGAAGGCGCTTTCTTGGTCTTGCTGGTGGCGGCCTTCTGCCTCACCCTGATTTTTCTCTACTTCTGGGTCCAAGTGAAGAACGACTACAATGACTTTGATTG GTTCAACTTCGGCAACATGGGCTTCTGGTTCCCGTGGACTGTGGTGCTGCTGGTCATCGCCGCCGTCTTCTTCTCCTACACGGCCATGCTCATG CTCTTGGCCATCTGCTTGCTGTCCCACAGGCAAACGCTGTGTTTACATTGGCTGCACAAG ATGGGCGTGACGGTGAGTCTGACGTTCGCCGTGGTGGCGACCTCCGTCATGAGCGACCTTTGGAGTCAAGGATGGAGCACGCTGCTGCTTTCCTTCCAG GTGACGGCGCCCTATTTGCATGTGGGCGGAGTCTTACTGATGACGGCGCTGGCCTGGCCGGTAGCGCTACACTTCTTTTGCGTGGGCAGCACAG TAAGACGGGGCCTAATTTTGACCGTCTACCTGGTCTTCCTATCGGTCGTCTACCTGGTGCCCCTGGGCTTGTACTCTCCATGTATTAGACCGGAAGGGACTCTGGGCCCCCCACCAGGCCTAATTGCCCACAGAGGAGCCCCCATG CTAGCTCCAGAAAACACACTAATGGCATTCGAGAAGGCGGTGGAGGCAGGAAGTGATGGCTTGGAGACGGACGTCACCATCAG CTTTGACGGCGTTCCCTTCCTGATGCACGACCGCACGTTGGAGCGAACCACCGACGTTCGCCAGGTTTTTCCCAACCGGACCGACACCTCGGCGGCCATGTTTATGTGGGCGGAGCTACAGAGTCTCAACGCCGGGTCCTGGTTCCTCTCC AGTGATCCCTTCAACACGGCGAGCGAGCTCGGAAAGGAGGAGCGTCTCCGGGCAGGAAACCAGTCCGTCTGCAGCCTGCTGGACTTCCTCCAGCTGGCGGCTCGCACTGATAAACTGGTGATCTTTGACCTCTACCAGCCCCCAGAAGGACACCCGTACAGGATGTCGTGGATTCAGCGCACGCTGGACGTCATCCACAAAGAGTCGTCCATTCGGCCATCACAG GTGCTGTGGTTGCCTCCAGAGCTGCGGGATCATGTTGTGAACCAGTACTTGGATCTCCAGCAGACATCTGGCACAGAGCTTCCTCTAGAGGAGCTCCAAAGGATGCGCATTGTCAAGCTCAACCTGCACTACACCTCCATGTCAAGTGAGCgcataag CGCCTACATGGCCATGAACATCAGCACCAACCTGTACGTGATCAGTGAGGCGTGGCTCTACTCGCTGGCCTGGTGCTCGGGGGCCCACACAGTCACCACCAACAACCCCCAGCTTTTTCACGCCATGAGACGCCCTCTCTTCCTCATG GTGGCAAAAGCAAAGAGTGACTGGTGCTGGGATGCTGGATGA
- the LOC133551813 gene encoding glycerophosphodiester phosphodiesterase domain-containing protein 5-like isoform X1 produces MASTLVVLDGQDRRPFVSCLLRLYGCWWRRRQRSSAGPADCCCSKWEGAFLVLLVAAFCLTLIFLYFWVQVKNDYNDFDWFNFGNMGFWFPWTVVLLVIAAVFFSYTAMLMLLAICLLSHRQTLCLHWLHKMGVTVSLTFAVVATSVMSDLWSQGWSTLLLSFQVTAPYLHVGGVLLMTALAWPVALHFFCVGSTVRRGLILTVYLVFLSVVYLVPLGLYSPCIRPEGTLGPPPGLIAHRGAPMLAPENTLMAFEKAVEAGSDGLETDVTISFDGVPFLMHDRTLERTTDVRQVFPNRTDTSAAMFMWAELQSLNAGSWFLSSDPFNTASELGKEERLRAGNQSVCSLLDFLQLAARTDKLVIFDLYQPPEGHPYRMSWIQRTLDVIHKESSIRPSQVLWLPPELRDHVVNQYLDLQQTSGTELPLEELQRMRIVKLNLHYTSMSSERISAYMAMNISTNLYVISEAWLYSLAWCSGAHTVTTNNPQLFHAMRRPLFLMTPDEYNVMWLITDVLSLLLIVTIFAFHRWQKQRVTGAGMLDEGTYSQFKTELTDIWSVSSATKTPNLATWSAQSTWQPPS; encoded by the exons ATGGCGTCCACACTGGTCGTCCTCGACGGACAGGACCGCCGACCCTTCGTGTCGTGTTTGCTGAGATTGTACGGCTGCTGGTGGCGACGCCGGCAAAGAAGCAGCGCCGGACCGGCAGACTGCTGCTGTAGCAAG TGGGAAGGCGCTTTCTTGGTCTTGCTGGTGGCGGCCTTCTGCCTCACCCTGATTTTTCTCTACTTCTGGGTCCAAGTGAAGAACGACTACAATGACTTTGATTG GTTCAACTTCGGCAACATGGGCTTCTGGTTCCCGTGGACTGTGGTGCTGCTGGTCATCGCCGCCGTCTTCTTCTCCTACACGGCCATGCTCATG CTCTTGGCCATCTGCTTGCTGTCCCACAGGCAAACGCTGTGTTTACATTGGCTGCACAAG ATGGGCGTGACGGTGAGTCTGACGTTCGCCGTGGTGGCGACCTCCGTCATGAGCGACCTTTGGAGTCAAGGATGGAGCACGCTGCTGCTTTCCTTCCAG GTGACGGCGCCCTATTTGCATGTGGGCGGAGTCTTACTGATGACGGCGCTGGCCTGGCCGGTAGCGCTACACTTCTTTTGCGTGGGCAGCACAG TAAGACGGGGCCTAATTTTGACCGTCTACCTGGTCTTCCTATCGGTCGTCTACCTGGTGCCCCTGGGCTTGTACTCTCCATGTATTAGACCGGAAGGGACTCTGGGCCCCCCACCAGGCCTAATTGCCCACAGAGGAGCCCCCATG CTAGCTCCAGAAAACACACTAATGGCATTCGAGAAGGCGGTGGAGGCAGGAAGTGATGGCTTGGAGACGGACGTCACCATCAG CTTTGACGGCGTTCCCTTCCTGATGCACGACCGCACGTTGGAGCGAACCACCGACGTTCGCCAGGTTTTTCCCAACCGGACCGACACCTCGGCGGCCATGTTTATGTGGGCGGAGCTACAGAGTCTCAACGCCGGGTCCTGGTTCCTCTCC AGTGATCCCTTCAACACGGCGAGCGAGCTCGGAAAGGAGGAGCGTCTCCGGGCAGGAAACCAGTCCGTCTGCAGCCTGCTGGACTTCCTCCAGCTGGCGGCTCGCACTGATAAACTGGTGATCTTTGACCTCTACCAGCCCCCAGAAGGACACCCGTACAGGATGTCGTGGATTCAGCGCACGCTGGACGTCATCCACAAAGAGTCGTCCATTCGGCCATCACAG GTGCTGTGGTTGCCTCCAGAGCTGCGGGATCATGTTGTGAACCAGTACTTGGATCTCCAGCAGACATCTGGCACAGAGCTTCCTCTAGAGGAGCTCCAAAGGATGCGCATTGTCAAGCTCAACCTGCACTACACCTCCATGTCAAGTGAGCgcataag CGCCTACATGGCCATGAACATCAGCACCAACCTGTACGTGATCAGTGAGGCGTGGCTCTACTCGCTGGCCTGGTGCTCGGGGGCCCACACAGTCACCACCAACAACCCCCAGCTTTTTCACGCCATGAGACGCCCTCTCTTCCTCATG actccTGATGAATATAATGTGATGTGGCTCATCACTGATGTGTTGTCACTGCTGCTCATTGTCACCATCTTTGCCTTTCACAG GTGGCAAAAGCAAAGAGTGACTGGTGCTGGGATGCTGGATGAAGGCACCTACAGCCAGTTCAAAACAG AACTGACAGACATATGGTCCGTGTCCAGCGCTACTAAAACGCCCAACCTGGCAACCTGGTCCGCTCAGTCAACCTGGCAACCGCCGAGTTAA